One Nitrososphaerota archaeon DNA window includes the following coding sequences:
- a CDS encoding DUF354 domain-containing protein — MKIWFDILTPKQILFFDPMIKRLRKNNSILCTTRNYREVNELSKLKKMKLIVIGKHGGTTKPGKLDASLKRSTDLGTIIERFKPDLAISFCSPEASRVAFGLGIRHVAFCDSPHAEAVMKLSIPLVDKLLIPWVIPKKEFAKYGIAQKDIIPYKAIDAAIIVKNAARSKIRKNKEKTILIRVEEEQAAYVQKNNHTIQMIQKISSDLPQYKILILPRYRSQIVKLKKTLGTRVRILGRTIVGSELLQNVDVFVGSGGTMTAESALLGIPTISYNAAPNLVQDYLVRKKLVILESNPNKIILQIEKFLSSDNRSLQKNAQKTLASMKDPYKKLIQTIRK; from the coding sequence TTGAAGATTTGGTTTGATATTTTGACACCAAAGCAAATCTTGTTTTTCGATCCAATGATCAAACGGTTGAGGAAGAACAATTCTATCTTGTGTACAACTCGAAACTACCGCGAAGTAAACGAGCTTTCAAAACTAAAGAAAATGAAGTTGATAGTAATAGGCAAACATGGCGGAACCACCAAACCCGGCAAACTAGATGCCTCACTAAAAAGAAGCACAGATCTTGGTACAATCATAGAAAGATTCAAGCCAGATCTTGCCATAAGCTTTTGTTCCCCAGAAGCCTCACGAGTGGCATTTGGCCTTGGAATCAGACATGTTGCATTTTGTGATTCACCGCATGCAGAAGCAGTAATGAAACTATCAATACCGCTTGTCGATAAGCTGTTAATTCCATGGGTCATACCAAAAAAAGAATTTGCAAAATATGGGATTGCTCAAAAGGACATCATACCATACAAGGCAATTGATGCGGCAATTATTGTTAAGAATGCAGCAAGATCAAAGATAAGAAAAAACAAGGAAAAAACAATTCTAATCAGAGTAGAGGAAGAACAAGCTGCATACGTACAAAAAAATAATCACACAATACAGATGATTCAAAAGATCTCCAGTGATCTCCCACAGTACAAGATATTGATACTTCCAAGATATAGATCTCAAATTGTTAAACTCAAAAAAACACTAGGAACTAGAGTTCGAATTCTAGGTAGAACTATAGTTGGTAGTGAATTATTACAAAATGTGGATGTCTTCGTGGGATCTGGAGGAACGATGACTGCGGAATCTGCTTTGCTTGGAATTCCAACAATATCGTACAATGCAGCACCAAACTTGGTTCAAGATTATCTTGTGAGAAAAAAACTCGTCATACTTGAATCAAATCCAAATAAAATAATTTTACAGATTGAAAAGTTCTTGTCCTCGGATAACCGTTCCTTACAAAAAAATGCACAAAAAACTTTGGCATCAATGAAAGATCCTTACAAAAAACTGATCCAAACAATCAGAAAGTAA
- the dnaK gene encoding molecular chaperone DnaK, whose product MAKIIGIDLGTSNSAASVMMGGKPTLIPAAEGTSIGGKAFPSVVAFTKEGQLLVGEPARRQAVTNPDNTIIAAKRKMGSDHIFKVQGKDYKPQQISAFILQKIKKDSEAFLGEPVTKAVITVPAYFDDNQRQATKDAGTIAGLDVVRIINEPTAASLAFGLDKAGQEMKILVFDLGGGTLDVTIMEMGGGVFEVLSTSGDTQLGGTDMDKILIDHVVNEFRKTTGIDLTKDSTAMTRIREASEKAKIELSTVMETDINLPFISYDQSSGPKNLELKLTRAKIEELIRPIVERCRTSIDNALRDAKLSTGDVSKIVLVGGPTRIPMVKKFVGDVIGKTPESGVDPMEAVAMGAAIQAGIIAGDVTSDIVLLDVTPLTLGVETLGGLREPLIERNTTIPTSKTKVFTTAADNQTAVTIHVVQGERPMAADNVSLGSFNLAGIPPAPRGIPQIEVKFDIDANGIINVTAKDLGTSKEAKITIQAGTKLSKEEIDKLKQDAEKFAEEDKKKKESVDIKNEAESFVYTTEKLLTQDLKDKLTQEQGIKISESVKELKEVLDKTPDEIKPKLEALKTLVNQITTELYKNVQQPPQPEQQSGPSEQNTQNPGSTN is encoded by the coding sequence ATGGCAAAAATAATTGGAATAGATCTTGGAACAAGTAACTCTGCGGCATCTGTAATGATGGGAGGCAAGCCAACCTTGATTCCGGCCGCCGAGGGCACCTCAATTGGTGGAAAAGCATTTCCTTCTGTAGTTGCCTTTACAAAAGAAGGTCAATTACTTGTAGGCGAGCCAGCACGAAGACAGGCAGTCACAAATCCCGATAATACCATAATCGCAGCAAAAAGAAAGATGGGTTCTGATCATATCTTCAAAGTACAGGGCAAAGACTACAAACCACAACAAATCTCTGCATTTATTTTGCAAAAAATCAAAAAAGACTCCGAAGCGTTCTTGGGTGAACCAGTAACCAAAGCAGTAATCACGGTTCCTGCCTATTTTGATGACAACCAAAGACAGGCAACAAAGGACGCAGGAACAATTGCAGGCCTTGATGTTGTAAGAATTATCAATGAACCAACAGCAGCATCATTGGCATTTGGCCTAGACAAGGCAGGCCAAGAAATGAAGATCCTAGTTTTTGATCTTGGAGGCGGAACATTAGATGTCACAATAATGGAGATGGGAGGTGGCGTCTTTGAAGTACTGAGCACATCAGGAGACACACAGTTGGGAGGCACGGATATGGACAAAATCCTAATTGATCATGTTGTAAATGAATTCCGCAAAACAACTGGAATTGATCTGACCAAAGATAGTACCGCAATGACAAGAATTCGAGAGGCATCAGAAAAAGCAAAGATAGAGCTTTCCACAGTAATGGAGACTGACATTAACTTGCCATTTATCTCATATGATCAATCATCAGGCCCAAAAAATCTAGAGCTAAAACTAACTAGGGCAAAGATCGAGGAACTAATCAGACCAATTGTAGAGCGATGCAGAACCTCAATTGATAACGCATTACGTGATGCAAAACTTTCTACTGGAGATGTCTCAAAGATCGTACTGGTTGGTGGTCCTACACGAATTCCAATGGTTAAAAAATTTGTAGGCGACGTCATTGGCAAAACCCCAGAATCTGGTGTTGATCCAATGGAGGCAGTTGCAATGGGTGCTGCAATACAGGCAGGAATAATCGCAGGTGATGTTACCAGTGACATTGTATTGTTGGATGTAACTCCGTTAACCCTAGGAGTTGAAACACTAGGCGGTCTACGAGAACCACTAATTGAAAGAAACACAACAATTCCGACCTCAAAAACCAAGGTCTTTACAACGGCAGCAGACAATCAAACGGCAGTCACGATTCATGTAGTTCAAGGCGAGCGACCGATGGCAGCTGACAATGTATCACTTGGTAGCTTCAATCTCGCCGGAATTCCGCCAGCACCAAGAGGAATCCCTCAAATCGAGGTTAAGTTCGACATTGATGCGAATGGAATCATAAATGTCACAGCAAAAGATCTTGGCACGTCAAAAGAAGCAAAAATAACGATTCAGGCGGGGACAAAACTGTCCAAGGAGGAAATTGATAAACTAAAACAAGATGCAGAAAAGTTTGCCGAAGAGGACAAAAAGAAAAAAGAATCAGTAGACATCAAAAATGAGGCAGAAAGCTTTGTTTATACTACTGAAAAGCTTCTTACCCAAGACCTCAAAGACAAACTGACGCAAGAACAAGGAATAAAAATCTCCGAGTCTGTCAAAGAACTCAAAGAAGTCTTGGACAAAACCCCAGATGAAATCAAACCAAAGCTTGAGGCACTAAAAACTCTGGTAAATCAAATCACAACCGAATTATACAAAAATGTCCAGCAACCACCACAACCAGAACAACAGTCAGGCCCATCTGAACAAAACACGCAGAATCCAGGCTCTACAAACTAA
- the gatD gene encoding Glu-tRNA(Gln) amidotransferase subunit GatD, with product MSEYRGYNGRALEFLKQNKVKVGDTIKITTDFEQTATIMPRYEHSDDSHIVVKFKSGYNVGLGLEKIKKIEFLSNSSSALENDNTIKYNSALPKILLLSTGGTIASRIDYRTGSVTPALTAQELNASVPELAEIANIDAEVLFSEYSENITPEHWVKIAQKLDSLANSEYKGILVAHGTDTMQYTAAFLSFALAGFPKPIVLVGSQRSSDRPSSDAALNLIGATKFIVKSGVSGVFVAMHNSENDNDIACHLGTRVRKNHTSRRSAFETVGAKPAFVVSSDSVIQNFTGQYYTQKNYTPKIGLDSKVALVKYHPGYDPKLVENLLDQGYKAIIFEGTGLGHVGRTMYDVIKKAKQKDIFVGMVSQCLDGQVNMAIYESGRDLMHFGVIPLSDTISEIALVKAMWVLGTDAKNIKNIMLKNIASEFRE from the coding sequence ATGTCAGAATACAGAGGCTACAATGGCAGGGCCCTAGAATTCCTAAAGCAAAACAAAGTCAAAGTAGGAGACACTATCAAAATTACAACTGATTTTGAGCAGACTGCTACAATAATGCCGAGATATGAGCACAGTGATGACTCCCACATTGTTGTAAAATTCAAGAGCGGTTACAATGTGGGCCTAGGTCTAGAAAAGATAAAAAAAATCGAATTTCTGTCCAACAGTTCCTCTGCTTTGGAAAATGATAACACCATAAAATATAATTCTGCATTACCAAAAATTTTGTTGTTATCCACTGGTGGAACAATTGCAAGTAGAATTGACTATAGAACCGGCAGTGTTACACCAGCACTCACTGCGCAAGAGCTAAATGCATCCGTGCCAGAACTGGCAGAAATTGCAAATATTGATGCCGAAGTGTTGTTTTCTGAATATTCAGAAAACATAACACCAGAACACTGGGTAAAAATTGCGCAAAAGCTCGACTCGCTTGCAAATTCCGAGTATAAAGGAATCCTAGTTGCGCATGGAACTGATACAATGCAGTACACTGCAGCATTTTTGTCATTTGCACTGGCTGGTTTTCCAAAGCCAATTGTATTGGTCGGCTCTCAGAGATCATCAGATAGGCCTTCATCTGATGCCGCACTAAACCTAATTGGAGCTACAAAGTTCATCGTAAAATCTGGCGTGAGTGGCGTCTTTGTTGCAATGCACAATTCTGAAAACGATAACGACATTGCGTGTCATCTTGGAACACGCGTACGAAAAAACCATACTAGTAGGAGAAGTGCCTTTGAGACGGTCGGTGCCAAGCCTGCTTTTGTTGTATCTAGTGATTCGGTAATTCAGAACTTTACTGGACAGTACTACACCCAAAAAAACTATACTCCAAAAATAGGACTAGACTCCAAAGTGGCGCTGGTAAAGTATCATCCAGGATACGATCCAAAACTAGTTGAGAATTTACTAGACCAGGGATACAAAGCAATAATTTTTGAGGGGACTGGTCTTGGGCATGTTGGCAGAACAATGTACGATGTGATTAAAAAAGCAAAACAAAAAGACATCTTTGTGGGAATGGTATCGCAGTGCTTGGACGGTCAAGTAAACATGGCAATCTATGAGAGTGGAAGAGATTTGATGCATTTTGGCGTGATACCTTTGTCTGATACGATTTCTGAGATTGCACTTGTAAAAGCAATGTGGGTATTAGGCACAGATGCTAAAAACATCAAAAATATTATGTTAAAAAATATTGCATCTGAATTTAGAGAATAA
- the gatE gene encoding Glu-tRNA(Gln) amidotransferase subunit GatE has protein sequence MEPQIDKIGLKVGLEIHQQLATNKKLFCGCKQLELDEYPVQFTRKLRLAKSELGKYDPAALFESSKSKQIQYFANPQSSCLVEYDDEPPHKPDQDAKDTALIIASALGSDIFDESYVMRKIVIDGSNTSGFQRTMLVSQGGHIRVDGQDVGVQTICLEEDAAKLLKDTDSTREYAVDRLGVPLLEIALEPVEGNPAFVKKIALTLGRLLRVTRRVNRGIGSIRQDVNVSVSGGGIVEVKGVQQLDQLEKVILYEASRQHGLQLIAHKLEKIDHGSISREQSVDVTAFFADCKSKIIQKSIKDGYTIKSLGIKNFAGMFGYEPYAGVRLGKELGQQVRFFGIGGIFHSDELPNYGIEQDYVDKLRALLKLEKNDGFFIVAGPKDKLEFALDAVINRIKAAKNGVPAETRAATNTGETVFLRPRPGSSRMYPETDIPPILVSKQELEFAQKNIPKSWDETIIELQKKYRLNLQLAEQIFDSDYLELFESVCTKYQNPNFVASALCSTITNLQRQGLDEMLLKPEHIARTFELLSDDKIAKESVEIIFENIMSDKIKSPDEFVQDQSSFDEMKLEKFLDELVQNNISIIQKQGTRSAGMLMGIAMKSLRGKVSGEKISISLESKITKILEK, from the coding sequence GTGGAGCCTCAAATAGACAAAATTGGCTTAAAGGTAGGCCTTGAGATACATCAGCAGTTAGCCACCAATAAAAAGTTGTTTTGTGGCTGCAAACAGCTAGAACTAGATGAATATCCAGTCCAGTTTACAAGAAAATTGAGGCTGGCAAAAAGCGAGCTCGGTAAATACGACCCAGCGGCGCTCTTTGAATCATCAAAATCAAAACAAATCCAATATTTTGCAAATCCACAGAGTAGTTGTCTTGTGGAATATGACGACGAGCCACCTCACAAGCCGGACCAGGACGCAAAAGACACTGCGTTGATCATTGCCTCTGCACTAGGTTCGGATATTTTTGATGAAAGTTATGTTATGAGAAAAATAGTAATCGATGGTTCTAATACGTCAGGATTTCAGAGAACCATGCTGGTATCACAGGGAGGACACATTAGGGTAGACGGTCAAGATGTTGGTGTCCAGACAATTTGCCTTGAAGAGGATGCTGCAAAACTGCTCAAAGATACAGATAGCACACGAGAATATGCAGTTGACAGACTTGGAGTACCACTTTTAGAAATTGCACTAGAGCCAGTCGAAGGTAATCCGGCATTTGTAAAAAAAATCGCACTGACGCTTGGAAGACTGCTCAGAGTGACTCGCAGAGTGAATCGTGGAATAGGATCAATCAGGCAGGACGTAAATGTCTCAGTTTCTGGTGGTGGAATTGTAGAGGTGAAGGGAGTCCAACAGCTAGACCAGCTTGAAAAAGTGATTTTGTATGAGGCAAGTCGACAGCATGGATTACAGCTAATAGCACACAAACTGGAAAAAATCGATCATGGCTCCATATCAAGGGAACAGAGTGTTGATGTTACGGCATTTTTTGCAGATTGTAAATCAAAGATAATTCAGAAATCAATCAAGGATGGTTACACCATCAAATCACTAGGAATCAAAAATTTTGCTGGCATGTTTGGATATGAACCATATGCGGGAGTACGACTAGGAAAAGAGCTTGGGCAACAGGTACGGTTTTTTGGAATTGGTGGTATTTTTCATTCTGATGAGCTGCCAAATTATGGCATAGAACAAGACTATGTTGACAAATTGCGTGCACTACTAAAGTTAGAAAAAAATGATGGATTTTTCATAGTTGCAGGTCCAAAAGACAAGCTAGAGTTTGCGCTAGATGCAGTGATTAACAGAATTAAAGCTGCAAAAAATGGGGTTCCTGCAGAAACCCGTGCTGCAACAAATACTGGTGAGACGGTATTTTTGAGGCCGAGGCCTGGTTCATCACGAATGTATCCGGAAACAGACATTCCTCCAATACTAGTAAGCAAACAAGAACTTGAATTTGCGCAAAAAAATATTCCAAAATCTTGGGATGAAACAATAATAGAACTACAAAAAAAATACAGACTAAACTTGCAGTTAGCAGAACAAATCTTTGATTCTGATTATTTGGAGTTGTTCGAGTCAGTTTGCACAAAATATCAGAATCCAAATTTCGTTGCATCAGCCTTGTGCTCTACTATAACTAATCTGCAAAGACAAGGACTAGACGAGATGCTTCTCAAGCCAGAACACATTGCAAGAACATTTGAGTTATTGTCAGATGACAAAATTGCAAAAGAGTCAGTCGAGATTATCTTTGAGAATATAATGTCGGACAAAATAAAGTCGCCGGATGAATTTGTACAGGACCAATCTTCCTTTGACGAAATGAAACTAGAAAAATTCCTCGACGAGTTGGTTCAGAATAATATCAGCATAATACAAAAACAAGGCACTCGTTCTGCAGGCATGCTAATGGGAATTGCAATGAAATCGCTTCGCGGTAAAGTTTCAGGCGAAAAAATAAGCATATCCCTAGAGTCAAAAATTACGAAAATATTAGAAAAATAG
- the dnaJ gene encoding molecular chaperone DnaJ, which translates to MSAKRDYYEVLGVSKSDSTDTIKSQYRKMALKFHPDRNKSPEAAEHFKEISEAYAVLSDSEKKKLYDQYGHAGVDGKYSTEDIFSGARGNFDEVFSNFGSGGFDSIFESLFGRSGGFGGFSRQRGQDLLHEVSVSLDDVFRGKKLEIDIKKNIDCKDCNGSGCAPGTSPETCPTCKGQGQVRITRNMGFSTFVTVQPCSKCYGEGKFISKPCSGCKGSGKIRGTKHLSFELPPGIDNGDYVISGEGESIPHGQNGDLVIRVRVQPHPHFKRDGAEIFYDAKISIVDACLGRTIEVPTLEKPEKVKVDEGTQPNTITKLKGKGLPYMNSRGRGDQYVRLVIDIPTKLNKQQKELLEKLGKTFE; encoded by the coding sequence ATGTCTGCAAAACGAGACTATTATGAGGTATTGGGAGTATCCAAATCTGATTCCACAGATACAATAAAATCGCAATATCGTAAGATGGCGCTAAAATTTCATCCTGACAGAAACAAGTCTCCTGAGGCGGCAGAACACTTTAAGGAAATCTCGGAAGCCTATGCAGTACTTTCTGATTCTGAAAAGAAAAAACTCTATGACCAATATGGGCATGCTGGAGTCGACGGCAAATACTCTACAGAGGATATTTTCTCTGGGGCACGAGGAAACTTTGACGAAGTATTTTCTAATTTTGGTTCAGGCGGCTTTGATTCTATCTTTGAGTCGTTATTTGGAAGAAGTGGGGGATTTGGAGGATTTTCAAGACAGCGAGGCCAAGACCTTTTGCACGAAGTATCAGTATCTCTTGATGATGTATTTAGGGGCAAAAAGCTAGAAATCGACATCAAAAAAAATATTGACTGTAAGGACTGTAACGGCTCTGGTTGTGCACCAGGTACTAGTCCTGAGACATGCCCTACTTGCAAGGGGCAAGGCCAAGTCAGAATTACACGCAACATGGGATTTTCCACGTTTGTTACTGTTCAGCCGTGCTCAAAGTGTTATGGCGAAGGAAAATTCATCTCAAAACCTTGCTCTGGATGCAAGGGATCTGGAAAAATCCGCGGCACCAAACATCTTTCATTTGAACTTCCACCAGGAATTGACAACGGTGATTATGTAATATCCGGCGAGGGCGAATCAATACCACATGGCCAAAATGGCGACCTTGTAATTCGAGTCAGAGTTCAACCACATCCGCATTTCAAAAGGGATGGCGCAGAAATCTTCTATGATGCCAAGATCTCTATAGTCGATGCATGTCTAGGCAGAACAATCGAAGTACCTACACTAGAAAAGCCAGAAAAAGTCAAAGTAGATGAAGGAACACAGCCAAACACAATTACAAAACTAAAGGGCAAAGGCCTCCCATACATGAATTCTAGGGGAAGAGGTGATCAGTATGTAAGACTGGTCATAGACATACCGACAAAACTGAACAAGCAGCAAAAGGAATTGCTGGAAAAACTCGGTAAAACCTTCGAATAA
- a CDS encoding ABC transporter ATP-binding protein, whose translation MAVDGIDLDIKPGTVFGFLGPNGAGKSTTIKMLTTLIPPTSGTIEILGVNAIKNPLEVRKKIGVVLQQPSYEPNLSVEKSLEKYGMMWDVDKKTRKQRTEELIDVFDLGEIRKKKNEDLSIGQRRRVQVAREFMHEMELLFLDEPTVGLDPSARRRLLNYLKEKANAGLTIFYTTHVLTEAEYLCDEIAVINKGKILAVDTPDQLKIKFGQEKTIKIHLLDRHERLSHLLSGISGCTIDFNTGTDIIIQSNKAEIVLSQVLSILIENNIAIEDLSAMPTTLEEIFLKMVRDTNESNN comes from the coding sequence ATGGCAGTGGATGGAATAGATCTTGACATCAAGCCAGGTACAGTTTTTGGATTTTTGGGACCAAACGGCGCAGGAAAATCAACTACGATCAAAATGCTCACAACTTTGATTCCACCAACAAGTGGAACGATTGAAATTTTGGGAGTAAACGCGATCAAAAACCCTCTAGAGGTAAGAAAAAAGATAGGAGTTGTACTGCAACAACCAAGCTATGAGCCAAACTTATCTGTGGAAAAATCTCTAGAAAAATATGGAATGATGTGGGACGTGGACAAAAAAACCCGAAAACAAAGAACAGAGGAGCTAATCGATGTGTTTGATTTAGGAGAAATAAGAAAGAAAAAGAACGAAGATCTCTCAATTGGACAGCGTAGGCGTGTACAGGTAGCTCGTGAATTCATGCACGAAATGGAACTTTTGTTTTTGGACGAGCCAACAGTAGGCTTGGACCCAAGCGCGAGGCGTAGGCTATTGAACTATCTAAAAGAAAAAGCAAATGCAGGCTTGACCATATTCTATACCACGCACGTTTTAACAGAGGCTGAATATCTCTGTGATGAAATTGCAGTAATTAACAAGGGCAAAATTCTGGCAGTAGACACTCCAGATCAGCTCAAAATAAAATTTGGACAGGAAAAAACAATCAAAATCCATCTTCTGGACAGACACGAGAGGTTATCACATCTATTATCGGGAATATCTGGGTGCACCATTGACTTTAACACTGGAACGGACATCATAATACAGTCAAACAAGGCGGAAATTGTACTATCACAGGTACTGTCGATCCTAATTGAAAACAATATTGCAATAGAGGATCTATCTGCAATGCCGACTACGCTTGAGGAGATCTTTCTTAAAATGGTCAGGGATACAAATGAATCCAACAATTAG
- a CDS encoding nucleotide exchange factor GrpE, translating to MSEQNEDQITSSEEQPLNNEIEELKQSLTNCEDKLKRSLADYINLERKTKSDIQNGVAEKLDKFMIQFLTIYDDLMRAKEVLKKENPEAQGLDGILKNIDSLLESYGVRPISALGEIFNPNLHEAIAIINDDSLDDNTITKELRKGYISHSKTLRPTLVEISKKSQ from the coding sequence ATGTCAGAACAAAATGAAGATCAAATCACTTCTTCTGAAGAGCAACCACTAAACAATGAAATTGAGGAGCTAAAACAAAGCCTGACTAACTGTGAAGACAAACTCAAGCGATCTCTTGCTGATTACATCAATCTGGAGCGTAAGACCAAATCTGACATACAAAACGGTGTTGCAGAAAAACTAGACAAATTCATGATACAATTTCTAACAATATATGATGATCTAATGCGTGCAAAAGAAGTTCTAAAAAAGGAAAACCCGGAAGCGCAAGGCCTCGATGGAATTCTAAAAAACATTGATTCCCTCTTGGAAAGCTATGGCGTTAGACCAATTAGTGCACTAGGTGAGATATTTAACCCGAATTTGCATGAGGCAATTGCTATCATAAATGATGATTCTCTTGATGATAACACAATTACAAAGGAATTAAGGAAAGGATATATTTCTCATAGTAAGACACTTAGACCGACACTAGTCGAAATATCAAAAAAATCGCAATAA
- a CDS encoding ABC transporter — protein sequence MNPTIRLVNRNLTISLNPGFLVWQVLFPIVYIFVAGFAYTTLIDSVQFGEISLDYPAFIASGMIGFNIMNSTLVSGIIIWNDRKHGMFEQILVGPFKRSHYILSNIYTIAIVGLISAALITLIGFPLFFKSVQFNLLTIPFLVFASIVGSILFGSIASIISTRLRSSEGFNVIINTVFLFFAFVSTAFYPAQGAPEPLATGFYLNPLTYLVDIIRAGIFGTFNEFVILEMVVLVSVATILFIIAIKLLTKLDL from the coding sequence ATGAATCCAACAATTAGGCTAGTAAACAGAAACCTGACAATATCCCTGAATCCTGGATTCCTAGTGTGGCAGGTATTATTTCCTATTGTGTATATTTTTGTGGCGGGATTTGCTTATACTACATTAATCGATTCAGTCCAATTCGGCGAAATATCACTGGATTATCCAGCGTTTATCGCATCTGGCATGATTGGTTTTAACATTATGAACAGTACGTTGGTTTCTGGAATCATAATCTGGAACGACAGAAAACATGGAATGTTTGAGCAAATTTTGGTTGGGCCATTTAAGCGCAGCCATTACATTTTGAGTAATATCTACACAATAGCTATTGTTGGGTTGATTAGTGCTGCATTGATCACATTGATTGGTTTTCCATTATTTTTCAAATCAGTCCAATTCAACTTGCTTACTATTCCGTTTCTTGTTTTTGCTTCCATTGTTGGCTCTATTCTGTTTGGCTCTATTGCATCAATAATTTCAACTAGGCTTCGATCCAGTGAGGGATTCAACGTAATAATCAACACGGTTTTTCTATTTTTTGCCTTTGTAAGCACTGCATTTTATCCCGCACAAGGAGCACCAGAGCCTCTGGCAACCGGTTTTTACCTAAATCCATTAACGTATCTAGTTGACATTATTCGTGCGGGAATCTTTGGGACATTTAATGAATTTGTCATACTTGAGATGGTAGTACTAGTCAGCGTTGCAACAATTTTGTTTATAATTGCAATAAAACTTCTCACAAAATTAGATTTGTAA